AGGATGGCGGTGGTTGGGTCCTCCGGCCACCAAAACTTGTTGATGAAATAGGAGCCCTGTAATGGACGTTTTAAATGAATGCGGTGCCAACGGTATCGGCCCTAGAACATGACCGAAAGGGAATGGAGGGTCAGCTGGAGCCGCGGCACTAGCAACCCAGTCCACTCACCTTGGCGATGGGGCAGTTCTCGACGATGTTGCCGAACTCGCGGATGAATCCGTGCACAAAGCGGCCCACCGGGGACTTGTTGGCGAAGCCCAGGATGCGGCACACGTTCAGGGTGGTGTTCAGAGTGGTGGTGTAGAGCGGGTCCTGCTTGTTGGTGATGCGAGCCTCCACATGGATGTCCACGTCGTGCAGCTCCTGGTGAACCTCCATGCTGAAATTCAGGTGCGGGTCGCTGCTGTCGTAGACCACCTTGTGGCTGACGAACTTCTCGTCGCTCCAGATCTTAATGTCCTTGAACTTTGGCCGCATCATTTTCTGGAAAAGAGGTCGGGAGATTAGTCTTCAGAACATGGCATCCTCTGCGTGCTCCATTAGCCCTCACCTCAGCCAGGGAGCCATGGAAAAGGGTAAGGACGACGTGCGCCAGCACCAGGGTGTACAGCAACATTTTGGGTCTAGTGCAGTAATCTCACTTCACTGCCCGCTCTCGGCAGGCGGAGCTCTATTTATATGGAAATGGGCTGGGCGAATTTGTGTTCGATCTTATCGAAAATTGACTTAGCATTGAAACAGCTGAATGCTTTTCCAAAGTCCATCCACTTAGTTGACTTAATTCACCATGGCCACGTGCCGCACCCACGCATGTGGGCTAATGTCCGGAGCACTTTGGCGCCCATCGGGGCCTGACTAATCTTAATTGCATTCATATAAATAGTGACTAATTGAAAAAGGGCCAGTCCCAGTGGATAATTGGAGCAAGATGCGCGAGGAGTTAACCCGAAGCTGCTGTGCCTGGGCCTTAATTCTGGTGGTGCTCGCGCCCGCGACCGAAGCCTGGGTGAGTTGGAGCGGGACTGGTTGAAGCCTGGGTCGGAGCTTTGACTAACCGCCGGGGACAGCGCTCTTTCAAGGTCATCCTCACGGACGTTGACTTCGAGGCCAACGACAAGATCGTGGACATCGATGTGAGCCTGCAGAACGAGTCTGGCGACTCCAAGCTGAGCATAATAATCAAGACTTTCGAGGACATCGAGGACGTCCAGCTGGTGGTCGACGTTGGCCTGGAGACGGACAAGGGGAACTTCTCCACCCTGATCAACCGCACCCTCAACTTCTGCAAGTTACTGAAGCAGCGCAACTCGGATCCGCTGGTGCGCGGGATCTACGAAGACCTGCTCAAGCACGGCAACCTCTTCAAGGAGTGCCCTATCCGG
This window of the Drosophila biarmipes strain raj3 chromosome 3L, RU_DBia_V1.1, whole genome shotgun sequence genome carries:
- the LOC108030768 gene encoding uncharacterized protein LOC108030768; this encodes MLLYTLVLAHVVLTLFHGSLAEKMMRPKFKDIKIWSDEKFVSHKVVYDSSDPHLNFSMEVHQELHDVDIHVEARITNKQDPLYTTTLNTTLNVCRILGFANKSPVGRFVHGFIREFGNIVENCPIAKGSYFINKFWWPEDPTTAILPELEFEIVWQAMHLDASKKRTLIMNDHFGGEFVVQDVNNLKPGIFAMLPKIA
- the LOC108030783 gene encoding uncharacterized protein LOC108030783 — encoded protein: MREELTRSCCAWALILVVLAPATEAWRSFKVILTDVDFEANDKIVDIDVSLQNESGDSKLSIIIKTFEDIEDVQLVVDVGLETDKGNFSTLINRTLNFCKLLKQRNSDPLVRGIYEDLLKHGNLFKECPIRSGTYSLSNYKVDEEMLPSFLPEAKFRFGLVILKPKSGMIVRSTIHGRIDKSKGFDNLKRFSLG